From one Caldithrix abyssi DSM 13497 genomic stretch:
- a CDS encoding NHL repeat-containing protein, with protein MLKKTLLFFIWLSILNGFLLARTFVEEFRIGQAGKNPGEFSNPSAVAVSQEGILFVVDSGNNRLQLFDLQGRFLKTVGGFGFEADQFDRPLDIWLKSLINIYVADYNNQRIQRYDRRMNYIAQFASQPNWPEEFRFGQVLSCAVNSQNDLFVLDYADAKVVKFDRNGWPERVFGLYDSGPGELFEPVQLDILNNKWLLVSDVGRKAVLAFDFFGNLLKVIEDSRFDRPRGLATNRQGDFLVIDEGAQKIFSVGSDLKTVTPWNFVLQKALSAPRDAAVFHLNQAERCVILDGNQLIFGRIETHQ; from the coding sequence ATGTTAAAAAAAACGCTGTTATTTTTTATATGGCTGTCGATTTTAAACGGCTTTTTATTAGCCCGCACCTTTGTGGAAGAATTTCGTATCGGGCAGGCGGGCAAAAATCCCGGCGAATTCAGTAATCCTTCGGCAGTAGCCGTTTCGCAGGAGGGTATTTTATTTGTGGTGGATTCGGGCAACAATCGCCTGCAGCTCTTCGATTTACAGGGCCGCTTTTTGAAAACCGTCGGCGGTTTTGGATTTGAGGCCGATCAATTCGATCGACCGCTGGACATCTGGCTTAAATCGCTCATTAATATCTACGTGGCCGATTACAACAACCAGCGCATTCAACGCTACGATCGGCGCATGAACTACATTGCACAATTTGCCAGCCAGCCCAACTGGCCCGAAGAGTTCCGCTTTGGCCAGGTGTTAAGCTGCGCGGTCAATTCACAAAACGATCTTTTTGTGCTGGATTACGCCGACGCCAAAGTGGTTAAGTTTGACCGAAACGGTTGGCCGGAACGCGTCTTCGGCCTGTACGACTCCGGCCCCGGCGAACTGTTTGAACCGGTTCAACTGGACATCTTAAACAACAAATGGCTGCTGGTGAGCGATGTAGGTCGCAAAGCCGTTCTGGCCTTTGATTTTTTCGGGAACCTGCTAAAAGTAATCGAAGATTCCCGCTTTGATCGTCCGCGCGGCCTGGCCACCAACCGGCAGGGCGATTTTTTGGTCATCGATGAAGGCGCGCAAAAAATTTTCAGCGTTGGCTCAGACCTGAAAACCGTGACGCCATGGAATTTTGTGCTGCAAAAAGCGCTTTCCGCTCCGCGCGATGCGGCCGTCTTTCATCTGAACCAGGCCGAGCGATGCGTTATTCTGGACGGAAATCAGCTCATTTTCGGGAGAATTGAAACGCATCAATGA
- a CDS encoding ATP-binding protein, with protein sequence MKLNVDESYFNWLIRTYFSNPARWIRLQKGEILLKQGQYNNRLYLIRQGKMIGFMIDEDGNRVEILRAGKGAFVGIYSFFSKNFTSIATVEALEDCELAYIDSHQQIITTRGECSLEQQFMPLVMSDLLRRQQELHHLNQERARTLKKLLDQQRLASLGQMAAGIAHELNNAVAVLSRNTSWLVEQMQLLCGDPRFLPIFEIGLNKGRFFSSRFVRSRKKELIQKYQLPPQKADLLAQTGLPDEIIFEGDQLKYTPEELYRYWELGATFHDMLVAADQTTHVVHSIRTLGAQHSQKQSGLDVNETIQNTITLLRHKLRNIQLLLELSPLPGITANKGELVQLWMNLVQNAIEALNAAQIENKVIKISSQFKKPEIIVTIEDNGPGIPEEIKPNIFQPNVTTKVSGLSFGLGLGLTIVQRIVSDYQGSIEVKSSPKGTKFTIKLPIGG encoded by the coding sequence ATGAAATTAAATGTTGATGAATCGTACTTTAACTGGCTGATTCGCACGTATTTTTCGAATCCAGCGCGCTGGATTCGCCTGCAAAAGGGCGAAATCCTTTTAAAGCAGGGGCAGTACAACAACCGTTTGTACTTAATCCGCCAGGGGAAAATGATCGGTTTTATGATTGATGAGGACGGGAATCGCGTTGAAATTTTACGGGCTGGTAAGGGTGCCTTTGTGGGTATTTACAGCTTTTTTTCCAAAAACTTCACCAGCATTGCCACTGTAGAAGCGCTGGAAGATTGCGAGTTAGCCTACATCGACAGCCACCAGCAAATTATTACCACGCGGGGCGAGTGTTCTCTGGAGCAGCAATTTATGCCACTTGTAATGAGCGACCTGCTGCGCCGCCAGCAAGAGCTGCACCATCTCAATCAGGAACGCGCCCGGACTTTAAAAAAATTATTGGATCAGCAGCGGCTGGCTTCGCTGGGCCAGATGGCCGCCGGCATTGCGCACGAGCTCAACAACGCGGTGGCGGTGTTAAGCCGAAACACCAGCTGGCTGGTGGAACAGATGCAACTGCTTTGCGGGGATCCCAGATTTTTGCCCATTTTTGAGATCGGTCTGAACAAAGGGCGTTTTTTCTCCAGCCGCTTTGTCCGTTCACGGAAAAAAGAGCTCATCCAAAAATACCAGCTTCCACCGCAAAAAGCCGATCTGCTGGCTCAGACCGGCCTGCCCGACGAAATAATTTTCGAGGGCGATCAATTAAAATACACACCCGAAGAATTGTACCGTTACTGGGAGCTGGGCGCCACCTTTCACGATATGTTAGTCGCCGCAGACCAGACCACCCATGTGGTACATTCCATCCGCACCCTGGGCGCGCAACACTCGCAAAAGCAAAGCGGACTCGACGTTAACGAAACCATCCAGAACACCATTACCCTGTTGCGCCACAAGTTACGCAATATTCAACTGCTTCTGGAGCTCTCTCCCCTTCCGGGAATTACAGCTAATAAGGGCGAATTGGTTCAATTGTGGATGAATCTGGTTCAAAATGCCATCGAAGCATTGAATGCAGCGCAAATTGAAAACAAAGTGATTAAAATCTCTTCCCAATTTAAAAAGCCGGAAATTATTGTAACCATTGAAGACAACGGCCCGGGAATTCCGGAGGAGATCAAACCCAATATCTTTCAACCCAATGTTACGACCAAGGTAAGCGGTTTATCTTTTGGTCTGGGCCTGGGACTGACCATCGTCCAGCGGATTGTATCCGACTACCAGGGCAGCATCGAGGTTAAAAGTTCGCCAAAAGGCACAAAGTTTACAATAAAACTACCAATCGGAGGTTAG
- a CDS encoding outer membrane beta-barrel protein, whose amino-acid sequence MKKFFILSIILIFVFTTSGFSQFGEISRKPQIEVFGGLAIPMAPDDFKDYFKMGYSIHGQYVVFPSPKLGISFGAAYEPFAFDGDKMMEDIQAMDPYTDYSGVGIDGSANILEFGIGVRPYLTSPEATTQFFLFGMGTYNILKTEVTISYNGIDMGSESDETKKMGVAAGAGLEMPMTETMNMIIQGLYRIIFTEDENTTFLGITAGLVF is encoded by the coding sequence ATGAAAAAGTTTTTTATCCTATCCATTATTTTGATTTTTGTATTCACAACCTCGGGTTTTTCTCAATTTGGGGAGATTTCGCGAAAGCCGCAGATTGAAGTTTTTGGCGGACTGGCGATTCCAATGGCACCAGATGATTTCAAAGATTATTTTAAAATGGGTTACAGTATTCACGGTCAATATGTGGTATTTCCTTCTCCAAAACTGGGGATTAGCTTTGGGGCAGCTTATGAACCTTTCGCGTTTGATGGCGACAAAATGATGGAAGATATCCAGGCGATGGATCCCTATACAGATTATTCTGGCGTGGGTATTGATGGAAGCGCCAATATCCTGGAATTCGGAATAGGCGTTAGACCTTATCTCACCTCGCCAGAAGCCACCACGCAATTTTTTCTGTTTGGAATGGGAACCTACAATATACTAAAAACAGAAGTTACCATAAGTTACAATGGCATTGACATGGGATCAGAAAGCGACGAAACTAAAAAAATGGGCGTGGCTGCCGGCGCAGGTTTAGAAATGCCCATGACCGAAACAATGAATATGATTATTCAAGGCCTGTACCGCATTATTTTTACCGAAGATGAGAATACAACTTTCCTTGGAATTACAGCCGGTCTGGTTTTTTAA
- a CDS encoding LPP20 family lipoprotein, translating into MRVFKITSFVIFLTALVFAQKSRPDWIENRPLVKGYYVGIGYASKIEHPTDYHKVAMDNALSNLASEIQINISSQTVQKVLERAGILQDEFKSYVQSSTKAELEGYELVDKWENDLEYWVYYRLSRKKYEALKNARLAKARALAVDMLQRARSAEENGKIDRALLFYFQALPPIEKYLGEPLQTEINGQQVFLFNEIYSSLQRILSEIKLQALNPQLKGKLGQPVSQPLTVKATRGDLPVQNLPIAFAFVRGAGDLIKEAFTDARGEAHSRILRINANDNLQIVVADLAIEKSISQTNPSPLLKGITNTLVRPSTRFMINVSGLTAYIESQEVNLGRPLEIKQLEPALKNILSNNGFTFTDSPVDVDFIIKIKATARKGAEMYGLYSSFVNLTFSVIDMRSGQEIYKNVLENVKGIDLNYEKAGFKALSNAAKAINEKLIPDFLKKIQKN; encoded by the coding sequence ATGCGCGTGTTTAAAATCACCTCTTTTGTCATTTTCCTTACCGCTCTGGTTTTTGCCCAGAAATCCAGACCGGATTGGATCGAAAACAGACCTTTAGTTAAAGGGTATTACGTGGGGATTGGCTACGCTTCTAAGATCGAGCATCCTACCGACTACCATAAGGTTGCCATGGACAACGCCTTAAGCAATCTGGCTTCGGAAATCCAGATCAATATCAGCAGCCAGACCGTGCAAAAGGTGCTGGAAAGGGCCGGAATTTTACAGGATGAATTTAAATCTTACGTTCAGTCTTCCACCAAAGCAGAATTGGAAGGTTATGAACTGGTTGATAAATGGGAAAACGACCTTGAGTACTGGGTGTATTATCGGCTGTCCAGAAAAAAGTACGAGGCGTTAAAAAACGCCCGATTGGCCAAAGCCAGGGCGCTGGCGGTGGACATGCTGCAAAGAGCGCGGTCGGCTGAAGAAAACGGTAAAATCGATCGGGCCTTGTTGTTTTATTTTCAGGCGCTGCCGCCCATTGAAAAATATCTGGGCGAGCCGTTGCAAACAGAAATCAACGGGCAGCAAGTCTTTTTGTTTAATGAAATCTATTCCTCCTTACAAAGAATTTTGAGCGAAATTAAATTGCAGGCGCTCAATCCTCAGCTCAAAGGCAAATTGGGGCAGCCCGTTTCGCAGCCCTTAACGGTTAAAGCCACGCGCGGCGATTTGCCCGTGCAGAATTTGCCGATTGCTTTTGCTTTTGTGCGCGGCGCGGGGGATCTCATTAAAGAGGCCTTTACGGACGCGCGCGGAGAAGCGCACTCACGTATTTTAAGAATAAACGCGAACGACAATCTACAAATCGTGGTTGCCGATCTGGCTATTGAAAAATCAATCAGTCAAACCAACCCTTCGCCCCTATTAAAAGGAATAACTAATACGCTGGTGCGTCCGTCAACGCGATTTATGATCAACGTAAGCGGCTTGACCGCCTACATTGAAAGCCAGGAGGTCAATCTGGGCAGGCCGCTTGAAATTAAACAACTGGAACCGGCGTTAAAAAATATCTTAAGCAACAACGGCTTTACTTTTACTGATTCTCCGGTTGATGTTGATTTTATTATTAAGATTAAAGCCACGGCGCGTAAGGGCGCAGAGATGTATGGTCTGTATTCTTCTTTTGTCAATTTAACCTTTTCGGTGATTGACATGCGCAGCGGACAGGAAATTTACAAAAATGTTCTGGAAAATGTAAAAGGCATCGATTTAAATTATGAAAAAGCGGGCTTTAAGGCTTTAAGCAATGCAGCCAAAGCGATCAATGAAAAGTTAATTCCCGACTTTTTAAAGAAGATTCAAAAAAACTAA
- a CDS encoding methylated-DNA--[protein]-cysteine S-methyltransferase yields the protein MYWDYLNTPLGWIKLVANQNGLLEIQFVPQPEKTYSPNSITTAARRQLEEYFSAERTAFNLPLEPRGTEFQKQVWQALQTIPFGQTVSYKDIARMIHNPKALRAVGLANGRNPIPIIIPCHRVIAADGTIGGFSAGLWRKHWLLHHERVLMS from the coding sequence GTGTATTGGGACTATTTAAACACGCCTCTTGGCTGGATTAAACTGGTAGCAAACCAAAACGGCCTGCTCGAAATTCAATTTGTGCCGCAGCCGGAAAAGACCTATTCGCCCAACTCCATTACCACAGCAGCCAGAAGGCAGTTGGAAGAATATTTTTCTGCCGAACGCACTGCGTTTAATCTGCCGCTGGAACCGCGGGGAACCGAATTCCAGAAACAGGTCTGGCAGGCCTTGCAAACCATACCCTTCGGGCAAACGGTGAGCTACAAAGACATTGCGCGTATGATTCACAATCCCAAAGCGCTGCGCGCTGTTGGCCTGGCCAATGGGCGCAATCCCATTCCCATTATCATTCCCTGCCATCGTGTGATTGCCGCCGACGGCACAATAGGCGGGTTTAGCGCAGGATTATGGCGAAAACACTGGCTGCTCCACCATGAACGGGTTTTGATGAGCTGA
- a CDS encoding response regulator produces MEKLQIICVDDQREVLAAVKKDLEIFEEYCELHTCETADEAEELFQELKEEQKPVALIICDHIMPGENGIDFFIRLNRDGQLNKTQKMLLTGLATHQETIKAINEANIDFYIEKPWVQVEFQNAVKKLLTRFILKNDLNKADFKPLLDEDELKKFEA; encoded by the coding sequence ATGGAAAAATTGCAAATCATTTGCGTGGATGATCAAAGAGAGGTTCTGGCGGCCGTCAAAAAAGACCTGGAAATTTTTGAAGAGTATTGCGAGCTGCACACCTGCGAAACAGCCGATGAGGCCGAAGAACTTTTTCAGGAACTTAAAGAAGAACAAAAACCAGTGGCTTTAATTATTTGCGATCATATTATGCCCGGAGAAAACGGCATCGACTTTTTCATCCGCCTGAATCGGGACGGACAACTGAATAAAACGCAAAAAATGTTGTTAACCGGTCTGGCTACCCACCAGGAAACCATCAAAGCCATAAATGAGGCAAACATCGATTTTTACATCGAAAAACCATGGGTGCAGGTTGAATTTCAGAACGCCGTTAAAAAATTACTGACACGCTTTATCCTCAAAAACGACCTGAACAAAGCAGACTTTAAGCCGCTTCTGGATGAAGACGAATTGAAAAAATTTGAGGCTTAA